In the Bacillus amyloliquefaciens DSM 7 = ATCC 23350 genome, AGGCATTAACGATCGTGATCGCGGCAACGATCATTTCCGCTGAATTTGATAAGAAAACGATCAAATTTTTGTTAATCCGCCCGGTAAAGCGGGAGCGCATTTTTATATCTAAACTCATTACCGTATTTTTGGTCAGCCTGTACCTGTATGCGGTGTACTATATTCTGTCACTGCTTTTCGGCATCGCTTTCTTCGGTATGTCGGTGACATCTGAATCAGGGACGCTTCTCGTGAACACGCTGAAAGTAATCGGCACGAACTGGGTTGAGGCATTTGCGATGGCATGCTTCGGATTGCTGTGCTCTTCCTTATTCCGAAACAGCGCCACGGCTGTCATTTTATCATTTATCGTGCTGTACGGCGCAAAATCACTCGTGACGATTATGTCTCTCTTCCAAAACAAATGGGGAAGCTTCCTGCTGTTCGCGAATACTGACCTGACGCAATACATGAGCGGGGCGAAACCGCTGTTTGCGGGAATGACGCCGTTATTTTCCGTGGGCATTATCATTATCCATATCGTCTTCTTCTTAGCCGTCGCTTGGTGGAGTTTTTGCAAACGCGATGTTCGGGTGTAA is a window encoding:
- a CDS encoding ABC transporter permease, translating into MKLFNRKVSLVALILMAVLQFIMALVIKRLVISSGTDENFIGYMAYAPGLNILLEALTIVIAATIISAEFDKKTIKFLLIRPVKRERIFISKLITVFLVSLYLYAVYYILSLLFGIAFFGMSVTSESGTLLVNTLKVIGTNWVEAFAMACFGLLCSSLFRNSATAVILSFIVLYGAKSLVTIMSLFQNKWGSFLLFANTDLTQYMSGAKPLFAGMTPLFSVGIIIIHIVFFLAVAWWSFCKRDVRV